The following are encoded in a window of Vespula pensylvanica isolate Volc-1 chromosome 2, ASM1446617v1, whole genome shotgun sequence genomic DNA:
- the LOC122638113 gene encoding tripeptidyl-peptidase 2 isoform X4, protein MADIIDCNFPVWGLLPKKETGVTQFLTKYPEYDGRGVVIAILDSGVDPGAPGMQVTSDGKTKIIERFDCSGAGDVDTSKVVQAPDGYIIGITGRKLKVPTNWNNPSGEYHIGVKNLFTLYPGKLKDRVTAERKKRFWDDGQKAALAEASRQLQEFEAKNSQLSTLEEKLEKEELEARVEVLNNAEKKYSDSGPMYDVVVFHDGNVWRACIDTSEEGDLEAGVYLGEYSLTREYAPLNQEDQLNVSINVHDDGNTLEIVSLCSSHGTHVASIAAAYFPENPELNGVAPGAQIISLTVGDGRIGTMETGTAIVRAMIHIMQRKEKIHVINMSYGEHAHWSNTGRIGELMNEVIDKYGITWVASAGNLGPALCTIGTPPDINSNSIISVGAYVSPDMMVAEYSLREKMPGMPYTWSSRGPMIDGGFGVTVCAPGGAITSVPNFTLRKSQLMNGTSMASPHVTGAIAVLISGLIAKGCAYSPYSIKRALENTALYISNLDPFAQGSGLLQVERAFDNLVTYCDVPERDIRFSINCGTNNSKGIHMRVGVIDRPKDYSVTVEPIFLDSENTDPSRKIDFNLKLTLVCEVSWVRFPTHLDLMHMPRAFAISIDGSNLPEGVHATSVRAYDVTNIAKGPVFQIPITVVQPMVLPKTALLPDLTYTNVLFKPNTIQRHFILVPEDATWAVLKIRSTEKDKTSRFVVHTIQLKPRLACKTLEVNKMIGVTPQAECVQPFAVEGGLIVEVVIAKYWANLGDMLIDYTIEFHGLRIINGNLTMQSGDGINRLELRSSLRIEEVVPCVTLKSSVQILKPTDSKIIPLRARDVIPPARQIYELQLTYTFHSAKATEVTPNAALLSNLLYESEYESQMWMIYDSNKQLIACGDAYPSKYTIQKLEKGDYTLKMHVRHEKKELLDRLTDMPLLLSQKLNNPIILDIYASQSQAIIGGKKMVAASIPPGHILPLFVAPMSNENKISKGATLGSYLQGTITFCKDELEKKVDSHTFKYILSESTKKSSNATSKTDKEKTTKWDEYNEALRDLKCTWLAKLAPSIKPGEYANLLYGELKNIFSDHLPVHTAMLTSLDSPEARRHVPHDDISENSIALANQILAVADVVITNIDQDKLLAYYGLKTDQRPDAAKIKATMDKQKNTLVEALVKKGCALARLYVHGTKKGDGNSSHEHLLEGVTNVWQEVQKFAEPTDTKVLILSLWHAHINNHYGRYLKLLTRFYEEKPLKEVDEKCIEITRILGWNYWSRHLITSIPTRYPAAYRTF, encoded by the exons ATGGCAGACATCATTGACTGTAATTTTCCTGTGTGGGGCCTACTgcctaaaaaagaaacaggtgTCACTCAATTTCTCACGAAATATCCCGAATACGATGGACGAGGCGTCGTTATTGCTATTCTCGATTCCGGTGTCGATCCTGGAGCACCGGGTATGCAG GTGACCTCGGAtgggaaaacaaaaataattgaaagatttGACTGCAGTGGTGCTGGCGATGTTGACACAAGCAAAGTTGTACAGGCTCCAGATGGATATATAATTGGTATCACAGGTCGTAAATTAAAG gtCCCTACGAATTGGAATAATCCAAGCGGCGAATATCATATCGgggtaaaaaatttatttacattgtATCCTGGCAAATTAAAAGACAGAGTTAcagcagaaagaaaaaaaagattttgggATGACGGACAAAAAGCTGCTCTCGCAGAAGCTTCTAGACAGTtacaa GAATTTGAGGCGAAAAATTCACAATTATCCAccttagaagaaaaattagaaaaagaagaattagaagCTAGAGTTGAAGTACTCAACaatgcagaaaaaaaatattcagattCTGGACCTATGTATGATGTTGTTGTATTCCACGATGGCAATGTCTGGAG agcATGTATTGATACTTCTGAAGAAGGCGATTTAGAAGCTGGTGTTTATCTTGGAGAATATTCTTTAACAAGAGAATATGCTCCCCTGAATCAAGAAGATCAGTTAAATGTTAGCATTAATGTTCATGATGATGGAAATACCCTTGAAATAGTTAGTCTCTGTT CAAGTCACGGAACGCATGTAGCTTCAATAGCAGCAGCATATTTTCCTGAAAATCCAGAATTAAATGGTGTAGCACCTGGTGCTCAAATAATTTCACTAACAGTCGGAGATGGACGTATAGGCACTATGGAAACAGGAACAGCAATAGTAAGAGCAATGATACACATCATGCagcgtaaagaaaaaattcatgttATAAATATGAGTTATGGTGAACATGCTCATTGGTCTAATACAGGACGAATAGGAGAATTAATGAACGAAGTTATTGATAAATATGGTATAACGTGGGTTGCATCTGCTGGAAATCTTGGACCAGCATTATGTACTATTG gAACACCGCCAGACATCAATTCAAACAGTATTATTAGTGTTGGTGCTTATGTTTCACCTGATATGATGGTGGCTGAATACTCCCTGAGAGAAAAAATGCCTGGTATGCCATATACATGGTCTTCTCGCGGTCCGATGATAGATGGTGGTTTTGGTGTTACTGTATGCGCTCCTGGTGGAGCTATTACGAGTGTTCCTAATTTCACATTAAGAAAAAGTCAACTTATGAATGGTACAAGTATGGCCAGTCCCCATGTCACTGGTGCCATTG cgGTGCTTATATCTGGACTTATCGCTAAGGGTTGTGCATATTCTCCGTACAGTATCAAAAGAGCACTTGAAAATACTGCTTTATACATATCGAATTTAGATCCATTTGCACAAGGTTCAGGTTTATTGCAAGTTGAACGTGCATTTGATAATCTCGTTACCTATTGCGATGTACCAGAAAGAGATATCAGATTTTCAATCAATTGTGGGACAAATAATTCCAAAGGAATTCATATGAGAGTCGGTGTTATCGATCGGCCGAAAGATTATTCAGTTACTGTTGAACCAATATTCCTTGATAGTGAAAACACtg ATCCATCacgtaaaattgattttaatttaaaattgacTTTGGTGTGCGAGGTATCTTGGGTTCGATTCCCAACGCATCTTGATCTAATGCATATGCCCCGTGCTTTCGCAATTAGTATCGATGGTTCTAATTTGCCAGAAGGTGTTCATGCTACAAG tGTTAGAGCTTATGATGTAACCAATATTGCAAAAGGGCCAGTGTTCCAAATTCCTATCACGGTAGTGCAACCAATGGTACTGCCAAAAACAGCTCTTCTCCCTGATCTAACATAtacaaatgttttatttaaaccAAATACAATCCAGCGTCATTTTATTCTCGTTCCCGAAGATGCCACGTGGGCAg TCCTCAAGATAAGGAGTACGGAAAAGGACAAGACTAGTAGATTTGTAGTTCATACAATTCAACTGAAACCACGATTAGCATGTAAAACACTTGAAGTTAACAAAATGATAGGAGTTACGCCACAAGCAGAATGTGTACAACCATTTGCTGTTGAG gGTGGTTTGATTGTGGAAGTTGTTATTGCAAAATATTGGGCAAATTTGGGGGATATGTTAATAGATTATACAATAGAATTTCATGGTCTTCGTATAATAAATGGTAACTTAACGATGCAATCGGGCGATGGTATAAATCGCTTAGAATTACGAAGTTCTTTGAGAATCGAAGAAGTTGTACCATGTGTCACTCTTAAATCATCTGTACAAATTTTAAA ACCGACGGattcaaaaattattcctTTACGAGCTCGTGATGTTATTCCACCTGCCAgacaaatttatgaattacAATTAACATACACATTCCATTCGGCAAAAGCAACTGAAGTTACCCCAAATGCTGCATTACTTAGTAATTTGCTGTATGAGAGTGAATATGAGAGTCAAATGTGGATGATATATGATTCCAACAAACAACTTATTGCCTGTGGTGATGCATACCCATCTAag TACACTATtcaaaaattggaaaaaggtGACTATACATTGAAGATGCATGTGCgtcacgaaaagaaagagttatTAGACAGATTAACAGATATGCCTTTGCTTTTGAGTCAAAAACTTAACAATCCAATAATACTTGATATTTATGCCAGTCAATCTCAGGCCATAATTGGTGGAAAAAAGATGGTCGCTGCATCTATTCCACCTGGACATATTCTTCCCTTATTTGTTGCACCTATGTCAAATGAAAACAA aaTATCCAAAGGTGCTACTCTTGGTAGTTATCTACAAGGTACAATTACGTTTTGTAAAGACGAGTTGGAGAAGAAAGTAGATAGCCATAcgtttaaatacatattatctGAATCTACTAAGAAATCAAGCAATGCTACGTCTAAAACGGATAAAGAAAAGACTACCAAATGGGATGAATATAATGAGGCATTACGAGATTTAAAATGCACATGGCTTGCAAAACTTg CACCATCTATAA AACCAGGTGAATATGCAAACTTATTGTATGGAGAATTGAAGAACATCTTCTCAGATCACTTGCCTGTACACACTGCTATGTTAACATCTTTGGATTCTCCTGAAGCGCGTCGTCATGTACCTCATGATGATATCTCTGAAAATTCTATTGCTCTGGCCAATCAAATACTAGCCGTTGCAGATGTTGTCATAACAAATATTGATCAGGATAAATTATTAGCCTACTATGGCCTAAAGACTGATCAACGACCTGATGCTGCCAAAATTAAAGCAACAATGGATAAGCAAAAGAATACGTTAGTAGAAGCGTTAGTGAAGAAAGGTTGTGCGTTAGCACGATTATACGTTCATGGTACAAAAAAAGGTGACGGTAATAGTTCTCACGAGCATTTACTTGAGGGTGTTACTAACGTATGGCAAGAAGTACAGAAATTTGCTGAACCAACAGATACTAag gtgCTTATATTATCTTTGTGGCACGCACATATTAATAATCACTATGGacgttatttgaaattattgacacgtttttatgaagaaaaaccATTAAAAGAAGTAGACGAAAAATGTATAGAAATTACAAGGATCTTGGGTTGGAATTATTGGTCGCGTCATCTAATCACAAGCATACCAACACGTTATCCAGCAGCATATAGGACATTTTGA
- the LOC122638113 gene encoding tripeptidyl-peptidase 2 isoform X1, protein MADIIDCNFPVWGLLPKKETGVTQFLTKYPEYDGRGVVIAILDSGVDPGAPGMQVTSDGKTKIIERFDCSGAGDVDTSKVVQAPDGYIIGITGRKLKVPTNWNNPSGEYHIGVKNLFTLYPGKLKDRVTAERKKRFWDDGQKAALAEASRQLQEFEAKNSQLSTLEEKLEKEELEARVEVLNNAEKKYSDSGPMYDVVVFHDGNVWRACIDTSEEGDLEAGVYLGEYSLTREYAPLNQEDQLNVSINVHDDGNTLEIVSLCSSHGTHVASIAAAYFPENPELNGVAPGAQIISLTVGDGRIGTMETGTAIVRAMIHIMQRKEKIHVINMSYGEHAHWSNTGRIGELMNEVIDKYGITWVASAGNLGPALCTIGTPPDINSNSIISVGAYVSPDMMVAEYSLREKMPGMPYTWSSRGPMIDGGFGVTVCAPGGAITSVPNFTLRKSQLMNGTSMASPHVTGAIAVLISGLIAKGCAYSPYSIKRALENTALYISNLDPFAQGSGLLQVERAFDNLVTYCDVPERDIRFSINCGTNNSKGIHMRVGVIDRPKDYSVTVEPIFLDSENTDPSRKIDFNLKLTLVCEVSWVRFPTHLDLMHMPRAFAISIDGSNLPEGVHATSVRAYDVTNIAKGPVFQIPITVVQPMVLPKTALLPDLTYTNVLFKPNTIQRHFILVPEDATWAVLKIRSTEKDKTSRFVVHTIQLKPRLACKTLEVNKMIGVTPQAECVQPFAVEGGLIVEVVIAKYWANLGDMLIDYTIEFHGLRIINGNLTMQSGDGINRLELRSSLRIEEVVPCVTLKSSVQILKPTDSKIIPLRARDVIPPARQIYELQLTYTFHSAKATEVTPNAALLSNLLYESEYESQMWMIYDSNKQLIACGDAYPSKYTIQKLEKGDYTLKMHVRHEKKELLDRLTDMPLLLSQKLNNPIILDIYASQSQAIIGGKKMVAASIPPGHILPLFVAPMSNENNHYFDRLPINRQKQKQCNFMRHSGLLNSGNRFLSLYYRRRISKGATLGSYLQGTITFCKDELEKKVDSHTFKYILSESTKKSSNATSKTDKEKTTKWDEYNEALRDLKCTWLAKLAPSIKPGEYANLLYGELKNIFSDHLPVHTAMLTSLDSPEARRHVPHDDISENSIALANQILAVADVVITNIDQDKLLAYYGLKTDQRPDAAKIKATMDKQKNTLVEALVKKGCALARLYVHGTKKGDGNSSHEHLLEGVTNVWQEVQKFAEPTDTKVLILSLWHAHINNHYGRYLKLLTRFYEEKPLKEVDEKCIEITRILGWNYWSRHLITSIPTRYPAAYRTF, encoded by the exons ATGGCAGACATCATTGACTGTAATTTTCCTGTGTGGGGCCTACTgcctaaaaaagaaacaggtgTCACTCAATTTCTCACGAAATATCCCGAATACGATGGACGAGGCGTCGTTATTGCTATTCTCGATTCCGGTGTCGATCCTGGAGCACCGGGTATGCAG GTGACCTCGGAtgggaaaacaaaaataattgaaagatttGACTGCAGTGGTGCTGGCGATGTTGACACAAGCAAAGTTGTACAGGCTCCAGATGGATATATAATTGGTATCACAGGTCGTAAATTAAAG gtCCCTACGAATTGGAATAATCCAAGCGGCGAATATCATATCGgggtaaaaaatttatttacattgtATCCTGGCAAATTAAAAGACAGAGTTAcagcagaaagaaaaaaaagattttgggATGACGGACAAAAAGCTGCTCTCGCAGAAGCTTCTAGACAGTtacaa GAATTTGAGGCGAAAAATTCACAATTATCCAccttagaagaaaaattagaaaaagaagaattagaagCTAGAGTTGAAGTACTCAACaatgcagaaaaaaaatattcagattCTGGACCTATGTATGATGTTGTTGTATTCCACGATGGCAATGTCTGGAG agcATGTATTGATACTTCTGAAGAAGGCGATTTAGAAGCTGGTGTTTATCTTGGAGAATATTCTTTAACAAGAGAATATGCTCCCCTGAATCAAGAAGATCAGTTAAATGTTAGCATTAATGTTCATGATGATGGAAATACCCTTGAAATAGTTAGTCTCTGTT CAAGTCACGGAACGCATGTAGCTTCAATAGCAGCAGCATATTTTCCTGAAAATCCAGAATTAAATGGTGTAGCACCTGGTGCTCAAATAATTTCACTAACAGTCGGAGATGGACGTATAGGCACTATGGAAACAGGAACAGCAATAGTAAGAGCAATGATACACATCATGCagcgtaaagaaaaaattcatgttATAAATATGAGTTATGGTGAACATGCTCATTGGTCTAATACAGGACGAATAGGAGAATTAATGAACGAAGTTATTGATAAATATGGTATAACGTGGGTTGCATCTGCTGGAAATCTTGGACCAGCATTATGTACTATTG gAACACCGCCAGACATCAATTCAAACAGTATTATTAGTGTTGGTGCTTATGTTTCACCTGATATGATGGTGGCTGAATACTCCCTGAGAGAAAAAATGCCTGGTATGCCATATACATGGTCTTCTCGCGGTCCGATGATAGATGGTGGTTTTGGTGTTACTGTATGCGCTCCTGGTGGAGCTATTACGAGTGTTCCTAATTTCACATTAAGAAAAAGTCAACTTATGAATGGTACAAGTATGGCCAGTCCCCATGTCACTGGTGCCATTG cgGTGCTTATATCTGGACTTATCGCTAAGGGTTGTGCATATTCTCCGTACAGTATCAAAAGAGCACTTGAAAATACTGCTTTATACATATCGAATTTAGATCCATTTGCACAAGGTTCAGGTTTATTGCAAGTTGAACGTGCATTTGATAATCTCGTTACCTATTGCGATGTACCAGAAAGAGATATCAGATTTTCAATCAATTGTGGGACAAATAATTCCAAAGGAATTCATATGAGAGTCGGTGTTATCGATCGGCCGAAAGATTATTCAGTTACTGTTGAACCAATATTCCTTGATAGTGAAAACACtg ATCCATCacgtaaaattgattttaatttaaaattgacTTTGGTGTGCGAGGTATCTTGGGTTCGATTCCCAACGCATCTTGATCTAATGCATATGCCCCGTGCTTTCGCAATTAGTATCGATGGTTCTAATTTGCCAGAAGGTGTTCATGCTACAAG tGTTAGAGCTTATGATGTAACCAATATTGCAAAAGGGCCAGTGTTCCAAATTCCTATCACGGTAGTGCAACCAATGGTACTGCCAAAAACAGCTCTTCTCCCTGATCTAACATAtacaaatgttttatttaaaccAAATACAATCCAGCGTCATTTTATTCTCGTTCCCGAAGATGCCACGTGGGCAg TCCTCAAGATAAGGAGTACGGAAAAGGACAAGACTAGTAGATTTGTAGTTCATACAATTCAACTGAAACCACGATTAGCATGTAAAACACTTGAAGTTAACAAAATGATAGGAGTTACGCCACAAGCAGAATGTGTACAACCATTTGCTGTTGAG gGTGGTTTGATTGTGGAAGTTGTTATTGCAAAATATTGGGCAAATTTGGGGGATATGTTAATAGATTATACAATAGAATTTCATGGTCTTCGTATAATAAATGGTAACTTAACGATGCAATCGGGCGATGGTATAAATCGCTTAGAATTACGAAGTTCTTTGAGAATCGAAGAAGTTGTACCATGTGTCACTCTTAAATCATCTGTACAAATTTTAAA ACCGACGGattcaaaaattattcctTTACGAGCTCGTGATGTTATTCCACCTGCCAgacaaatttatgaattacAATTAACATACACATTCCATTCGGCAAAAGCAACTGAAGTTACCCCAAATGCTGCATTACTTAGTAATTTGCTGTATGAGAGTGAATATGAGAGTCAAATGTGGATGATATATGATTCCAACAAACAACTTATTGCCTGTGGTGATGCATACCCATCTAag TACACTATtcaaaaattggaaaaaggtGACTATACATTGAAGATGCATGTGCgtcacgaaaagaaagagttatTAGACAGATTAACAGATATGCCTTTGCTTTTGAGTCAAAAACTTAACAATCCAATAATACTTGATATTTATGCCAGTCAATCTCAGGCCATAATTGGTGGAAAAAAGATGGTCGCTGCATCTATTCCACCTGGACATATTCTTCCCTTATTTGTTGCACCTATGTCAAATGAAAACAA cCATTATTTCGACCGACTACCCATAAATagacagaaacaaaaacaGTGCAACTTCATGAGGCATAGCGGATTGTTAAATAGTGGGAATCGTTTTCTCTCACTTTATTACCGAAGAAG aaTATCCAAAGGTGCTACTCTTGGTAGTTATCTACAAGGTACAATTACGTTTTGTAAAGACGAGTTGGAGAAGAAAGTAGATAGCCATAcgtttaaatacatattatctGAATCTACTAAGAAATCAAGCAATGCTACGTCTAAAACGGATAAAGAAAAGACTACCAAATGGGATGAATATAATGAGGCATTACGAGATTTAAAATGCACATGGCTTGCAAAACTTg CACCATCTATAA AACCAGGTGAATATGCAAACTTATTGTATGGAGAATTGAAGAACATCTTCTCAGATCACTTGCCTGTACACACTGCTATGTTAACATCTTTGGATTCTCCTGAAGCGCGTCGTCATGTACCTCATGATGATATCTCTGAAAATTCTATTGCTCTGGCCAATCAAATACTAGCCGTTGCAGATGTTGTCATAACAAATATTGATCAGGATAAATTATTAGCCTACTATGGCCTAAAGACTGATCAACGACCTGATGCTGCCAAAATTAAAGCAACAATGGATAAGCAAAAGAATACGTTAGTAGAAGCGTTAGTGAAGAAAGGTTGTGCGTTAGCACGATTATACGTTCATGGTACAAAAAAAGGTGACGGTAATAGTTCTCACGAGCATTTACTTGAGGGTGTTACTAACGTATGGCAAGAAGTACAGAAATTTGCTGAACCAACAGATACTAag gtgCTTATATTATCTTTGTGGCACGCACATATTAATAATCACTATGGacgttatttgaaattattgacacgtttttatgaagaaaaaccATTAAAAGAAGTAGACGAAAAATGTATAGAAATTACAAGGATCTTGGGTTGGAATTATTGGTCGCGTCATCTAATCACAAGCATACCAACACGTTATCCAGCAGCATATAGGACATTTTGA